ACGGTAGATTGCGTCTGAACTGATGTTTTTTTTCactctaatggagagagagagagagagagagagagagagagagagagagagagaactaatagaGTTGAGCTTCCCCTAAAACCAAAGTTCAGTTTAATGTTACTGAATCTCAAAAGGAAAGTAGGATTGGATTCATATGCAAATAATGATGTTTTAAAAGCTACTCTACAGCCAAGGGTGAAAAGTTATACTGGTTAATTTGGTTTTAAAAATTGATTgagttggtttctctctctctctctctctctctctctctctctctctctctataaagactatgataaactattattattattattattattattattatttgctaagctacaatcctagctggaaaagcagaatgctataagcccaggggtgccaacagggaaaatagcccagcgaggaaacgaaacaaggaaaaataaaatattttaagaagagtaacattaaaataaatatttcctatataaactataaaaactgtaacaaaacaagaagaggagaaatcaGATAGAGTAGTTGTGCctgagttgtaccctcaagcaagggaactctaacccaagacagtggaagaccatggtacagaggccatggcactacccaagactagagaaaaatggtttgattttggaatgtccttcccctagaagagctgcttaccatagctagagagtctcttctacccttagcaagaggaaagtggccactgaacaactacagtgcagtagttaacccttttggtgaagaaggattgtttggtaatctcagtgttgtcaggtgtaaaaggacagaggagaatacgcgAATATTACacaattttgcagtatactttttattacttttattttttgttgtgggtgggggggggggatgctggGTAATTACTTATTCACTTAGGAACCTTTGGCCCTCTCACGGGTGGTATATTCGTCCCATATCTTTGGTGCTATTTTCTTACTCATGAATATTTCCTCTTGCGACACATCAGCCATAAGGGTCTCTGGCACAGGGTGTTTCGGGATTAATATAATAGCATCTTTTTATTTTGCATCTTTACCATATATGCAACCATTTCAACTGAATTTCCTTCAGATAATGTTTGCAGCCAGCAAGGGTATCACAGCTATGCGCTCTGCAATAAACTTCTTTCGGGTTCCAAATGAATTTacttttttgtttaaaaattttatcttattttattatgtGAAATAGTTCAAACAGatgttgttattttttaaattgataacAATTAACAGATTACTGTCAGCAATTTAATTTACAATAATTGTGTGAGGATTGGAACTGATGAAACATCATGATCATCTGTAAATATATAATGATGAGCAGTTTGTGCCATAAGTTCCATTTAGTTCATAGCAGAACTTGGTGGTTATGATATATGGGGTCGTCATAATAATAGGATTGATCTTTTcactttaattcatatatatatatacagatatatatatatatatatatatacatatatgtatgtatatatatgtgtatatgtgtatgtatgtatatatttgtgtatatataaatgtatgtatgtttgtatatatgtatgtatatacatgtatatatatatatatatatatatattatatgtatatatatatattatatgtatatatatatatatacatatatatatgtatacagtaaatgtatacatatgtgtgtatatatgtatatatataatatatatatatatatatatatacatatatatatatatatatataaaccaacaatagaatttaaaacatgaTTTATATCAGGCATCTTTATTGCGTCTTTGTTTTGGTTTTTTACCTTTTCTACATTGCTCTAttactttttctttctatattggtattttgttttattttcattcatggaATGTCACGTGACATCCACATCCATGACCTTTTAATCTAATTTCAATCATTTGCGTAAAAAAATGTTTGGCCATTGATTGTGATTCTTCAAGGTGATTTACAATTTCGTTAACAGAGATttagtttgtttaatttttattcttatcgCAGGAGTATAAATTTATCCtcactgtactctctctctctctctctctctctctctctctctctctctgatttgaagGAGCTAATAAATGAATGCGTTTAAACTTGAAATCAAAACACGCTAGACTTCCTTCAGACCTAAAAGCTTCGCCACCCATCTTTCTCTTGGCAGAAGTATAGCTGTCTTCTTAATGAGAATTTCTAAAGATATCTCCTCGctgtatatataaatgactaaatctatggaaaaaaatatactattatttttctcttttaaagaaAGGGAATTTTAAAGCAATGAATTTGAAGAGGTCTTAAATTCACACAATATTAGTTAGAAAATGTGGAGTCATTTGAGATAGATACCTTTGGGGGGAATAATGACAACCAGTGTTTTATCATTAATTGTACTGATATAGATACGAGtttatttcaactaaaaaaaaatatgtaatgaaagCATTTCATTCTGTGGATTACACGGTTCAATATACTTAACATTTGCCATCAATCCATGAGATCTTCCTCCATTCTGTTTCAAAAAGACATTTCGATAATCGGCGCTTAGTTTGAATAGAGCAGTTTCAGTGGACTCGTCCGACCAATTAATCTGACAGCCTTTCAGCGAAGTATTTGCACCGGTTGGTGTCAAAGAGAACGCCAGATATCTGTTACATGAAATCTTGAATGGAATTGCTCTTGCAGGAGACAACTTTCCAACGTCTGTTTTCCGCCACCCCTTTGCATATTGGAAAGACAGGCCAGCCCAAGCTAGCTTTAAGGCGAGCATGCAACAGGCAGCTTCACCTCGGGGGTAGGAAGTATGCAGAGACGTCAAGATacattttatttacttttgtttacATAAATCGTTATTCCAAACTTAGTATTACTTACTTTTATTATTCTACCAGTATGTCACTTTCATTCTGCTCAGAATGTACTTTACGATACGTCGCCATTGAAAATCTTACCTAGCTAAGCCGTTCAATTTCTCTTGAAATCTCATGCTGAAAATCTTTCTCTACTACAATTTTCTGGACGATTACTTGTGAATTGCCTTTCTGCCTTTCGTTGTTTATTGCAGGTTCACGAAGCCTTGTGAAACGATATCCATTGCTATTGCACAACAATGCTGCAGAAACTGGAAGACACAGTTATTTAATACACATGTTCATATAACtaaacactatatacatatacatgtatatatatacatgtatatatatacatgtatatatatatatatatatatgtatatatatatatatatatatattatatatgtatatatatattatatatgtatatatatattatatatgtatatatatattatatatgtatatatatattatatatgtatatatatattatatatgtatatatatattatatatgtatatatatattatatatgtatatatatattatatatgtatatatatattatatatgtatatatatattatatatgtatatatatattatatatgtatatatatatatttatatatacattgtatatatacattatatatatatatataatgtatatatacattgtatatatatatatatatatatatgtatatatatattagtatatatacatacacacacatatatatatatatatatatattatattaatatatatatatatatatatatatatatatatatatatatatgtgacgactttatggccaaggttcagagaataataagttccataggtcacataaaataattaatgaaaggtttaatttcaaaacagaacaaaatttaacactttaataatgaaacagtttacatgattacgttaatctctttcttaccgaaataacccagaaaacactcaaacaatcctgcaccgcacaaataacaaaatcaataaccttaatatactaaatttcaaatataaaacacgttaccaattccactaaggttcactcaagacttatattaaagaacattaatacattacaaaaaccgaggaataagaagacagctactccaataggacacttatcacagtagaggaccaggtgagactaaatatgcatgaaataagtggtccgaagaaaactgaaaagaaggcggggaaaacaaagcactctgaaaacgggataactaaagacacagccaaggattttaaaaacaggtacaggaaagaactgtatacattcccacaataaaaaattacaactatatacataattaagatgccaatctggcagatgggtgacaccttccccttagaagacgagcccaacagagtggctcgtAGAAAAAAGAGGCCAATGAGGAGAGTCTGACGATACTCTAGACTGGagaaggaggtatcatgttaaggaggcagtcgcgataaggcatctgccatgatgttctctgttcccttgatgtggcggatctgtagagggaacttctgcagataaatggaccagcgtagtagacgttggttgtgggacttcatcttgtcgaggaaagtcaaggggttgtggtcggtgaagactagtacctcagcagcacctagtaagtagcattcatatttttgcagggcgagtaccaaactaagtgcttccttctcaatggtgctgtaggacttctggtgatgcttgaacttagtggaggtgtagctgactggttgaagtataccatctgactcttggagtagcacacctccagctcccgcatcgctagcatctatttgaaggataaaaggctttttaaaatcgggggatttaagaacagggttgtttatcagaaacagctttaaggcttcgaaagaggattgacattcttcattccaactgaatttaactttggtactggttagggatgttaaaggggcagcaactgaagagaagttcttgcagaatctcctgtagtatgaggctaaccctaagaatctttgtaaggactttctggtggttggaacagggtactctagaacagcttctacattggcagtttttggtctaacattaccatccccaacaatgtggcctaagtaggtaacagtagctttacaaaagacagattttttaagatttatggttaatccagcctcttctaacctacggaacaaacacttgagcctattcccatgatcttcccaagtctgtccagtgactattatatcatcaaggtaacaataaacaccttccaaatcttggatgatgaagtttacaaggcgctgaaaggtagatggggcgttggtaaggccaaaaggcatgacctcgtactgaaaaagtccaaagggtgtaatgaaagcagatattaacttagctttttcagttaatcctacctgataatagccctttaagaggtctatcttcgttacaaactttgcttgtcctactgaatcaattaaatcatcaatgagtggcaaagggtaggaatctttaatggtaacattgttaatctttctatagtctgtacaaaatctgtagctaccgtcctcttttggaactaggatgcaaggtgaagcccatggcgatttactcggtcttgctagaccatgccggagaagatattcgacttcctccttcattttgctcttcttctcaggacccacacgataggactgctgacgaatgggtgctgtaccaggaaccagctcgatgtcatgtagcagcaaatcacttttcctgggaaaatcattaaagagagttgaatggctagagattacattctttaagtcttgcgactgccaaggagagaggtggttcaggaatagatccaggttatttagaacctcagtattggtttgtggcatggaggaagcaataaggtcttccaatgaattATCCTCTCCTGGAgtctctaccttaaaattaagattaacaaccgtctcactggaaccatttccagtttccctagagtgataagccttaagtaaattaacatgaatgatctgagcgagttttctacgatctggagttttgataatgtaggtattattgttaacattttttatgatgggatagggcccacaaaacttagctttaagaggggaaccaggaacaggaaggtaggctaacacaaggtcattaggtttaaattttctgactttacaagctttgtcatagtttctcttcattaagatttgttgaccccttaatttctccccagcaattttcctaacttgcattaatgtgcttttaagtttattcatatattgttgaatggtttggctagactcagaaggggtgttcaaccattcctctttaattactgaaagtggtcctctaactgacctcccaaacaacatctcgtagggtgaaaaaccaagggactcatggggaacttccctgatagcaaacagaagaaaatcaatgccctcatcccactcaagttgactttcaacacaaaatttcctaagcatactcttaaaagtttgatgccaacgctcaagggcaccctgagactctgggtgataggcagcagacaaagtttgtttaatatttagttctttaagtacctgggcaaaaaggtcactggtgaaattcgaacctctatcactttgtatttcctttgggataccaaaatttgtgaaaactttcagtaaagaattagcaatgttcttagcagaaatgttacgaagagggatggcaataggatatcgggtcgtaggacatattaaagtgagcaagtattgattacctttcttggtttttggtaaaggacccacgttatctataattatcttactaaaaggttcatcagggactaagatcggttgtaaaggtgccttgggtattacctggttcggttttcctgatatctgacatacatgacaagtgcgaacaaattctgctacatcttttttcatattaggccaatagaaactattcaaaatcttacaataggtcttatgaattcctaaatgtcctccataggcatcatgagctatttccattacagaattcctaacagaaagaggcagcacaatttgtcgcttttcgctccatgtgtcttcactagatctcttaggggaacggtaaaacctcattaacaaatcagattcaaagtaaaaacatggggatttgctaatctcacttctagaaactgcttggtcatgaagcttacttaaagtgtGATCGTGCTTCTGAtctttaataaggttatctctactcataacatttcgtgcttcaaaatttacagaagttactttagattcatccgaactagatttctggctacgagtgacaacacacgaaggatttacagagcaatcaggatcaggttcaatgttttcacctacaggtttttccattacaatgacgttgggaactaccaaacgtcctgcaaggtcattagccaataataaagttacacctttcactggaaattcaatatctcttatgcctaccagcacattacccttctttataggacaatcaagatgaacattagcaaggggaactttagatatttgtgaaaggtctttcacgagaacatgttcattagttacgttagcttcaatattagggagagcatttctcaatagtaaactttgcgaagcacccgtgtcccgaagtatcctgactttatatttatccccatcagagttcaaagctacagttccatcaaaagtaaaatcatcaaatagatttacaggcttttcagaatggatatgggagacaggcttaatctgaccatccgttttacctttaaagttaagaaaatggttaaatgggttccgaaaaggcaaagaagttttacatttaggatctggacagtttttaattgtgtgaccgtctttcttacaataactacaacgaacattagacgcttttgccatatcagtcagagtttcagagtttttagctagaaatggttttacattctggtcggttctcttactgttgcTAAATTTATGTATtgaagagtaagtgtctgctagagaagctgcctttaacaagtctttttcttccctatcctctaaatacatcataatgttcaaaggaagctttcgtttaaactcttcaagtacaaccaaattctctaattcagcaaaagtatttactgtagcagattttacccatttcctaaactcccttaatttctccgaagcgaattctacataggtttgagttgggaacttagttttgttacgaaaggtctgacgatatccctcgacagagattgaaaacgcatccaaaattgcttgtttaacattctggtaatc
This genomic window from Palaemon carinicauda isolate YSFRI2023 unplaced genomic scaffold, ASM3689809v2 scaffold133, whole genome shotgun sequence contains:
- the LOC137635505 gene encoding uncharacterized protein isoform X2 — its product is MAQFNVQKFAADPSAELASIPNAKKLELLELASHLSIATRSSMRKNEIRNLILEHYMRVGELGSEARQYITREPAVLAHEQQLEYERISLEHEKLAVQKLESERQFAWLEKQAEEKRLESERLAEAQRLESERLAEAQRLESERHMSKLKLEFEIEKAKLQLALDREKEKMNHESLLALKFEQEKAKLSRENKEHEISLLEAQEKPFDLAKNIKLVPTFTDYDPEDYFKTFEETALHLDWPRDQWVWLLRPKLTGKAAKVCRHLENTTDYQNVKQAILDAFSISVEGYRQTFRNKTKFPTQTYVEFASEKLREFRKWVKSATVNTFAELENLVVLEEFKRKLPLNIMMYLEDREEKDLLKAASLADTYSSIHKFSNSKRTDQNVKPFLAKNSETLTDMAKASNVRCSYCKKDGHTIKNCPDPKCKTSLPFRNPFNHFLNFKGKTDGQIKPVSHIHSEKPVNLFDDFTFDGTVALNSDGDKYKVRILRDTGASQSLLLRNALPNIEANVTNEHVLVKDLSQISKVPLANVHLDCPIKKGNVLVGIRDIEFPVKGVTLLLANDLAGRLVVPNVIVMEKPVGENIEPDPDCSVNPSCVVTRSQKSSSDESKVTSVNFEARNVMSRDNLIKDQKHDHTLSKLHDQAVSRSEISKSPCFYFESDLLMRFYRSPKRSSEDTWSEKRQIVLPLSVRNSVMEIAHDAYGGHLGIHKTYCKILNSFYWPNMKKDVAEFVRTCHVCQISGKPNQVIPKAPLQPILVPDEPFSKIIIDNVGPLPKTKKGNQYLLTLICPTTRYPIAIPLRNISAKNIANSLLKVFTNFGIPKEIQSDRGSNFTSDLFAQVLKELNIKQTLSAAYHPESQGALERWHQTFKSMLRKFCVESQLEWDEGIDFLLFAIREVPHESLGFSPYEMLFGRSVRGPLSVIKEEWLNTPSESSQTIQQYMNKLKSTLMQVRKIAGEKLRGQQILMKRNYDKACKVRKFKPNDLVLAYLPVPGSPLKAKFCGPYPIIKNVNNNTYIIKTPDRRKLAQIIHVNLLKAYHSRETGNGSSETVVNLNFKVETPGEDNSLEDLIASSMPQTNTEVLNNLDLFLNHLSPWQSQDLKNVISSHSTLFNDFPRKSDLLLHDIELVPGTAPIRQQSYRVGPEKKSKMKEEVEYLLRHGLARPSKSPWASPCILVPKEDGSYRFCTDYRKINNVTIKDSYPLPLIDDLIDSVGQAKFVTKIDLLKGYYQVGLTEKAKLISAFITPFGLFQYEVMPFGLTNAPSTFQRLVNFIIQDLEDASDAGAGGVLLQESDGILQPVSYTSTKFKHHQKSYSTIEKEALSLVLALQKYECYLLGAAEVLVFTDHNPLTFLDKMKSHNQRLLRWSIYLQKFPLQIRHIKGTENIMADALSRLPP
- the LOC137635505 gene encoding uncharacterized protein isoform X1 → MAQFNVQKFAADPSAELASIPNAKKLELLELASHLSIATRSSMRKNEIRNLILEHYMRVGELGSEARQYITREPAVLAHEQQLEYERISLEHEKLAVQKLESERQFAWLEKQAEEKRLESERLAEAQRLESERHMSKLKLEFEIEKAKLQLALDREKEKMNHESLLALKFEQEKAKLSRENKEHEISLLEAQEKPFDLAKNIKLVPTFTDYDPEDYFKTFEETALHLDWPRDQWVWLLRPKLTGKAAKVCRHLENTTDYQNVKQAILDAFSISVEGYRQTFRNKTKFPTQTYVEFASEKLREFRKWVKSATVNTFAELENLVVLEEFKRKLPLNIMMYLEDREEKDLLKAASLADTYSSIHKFSNSKRTDQNVKPFLAKNSETLTDMAKASNVRCSYCKKDGHTIKNCPDPKCKTSLPFRNPFNHFLNFKGKTDGQIKPVSHIHSEKPVNLFDDFTFDGTVALNSDGDKYKVRILRDTGASQSLLLRNALPNIEANVTNEHVLVKDLSQISKVPLANVHLDCPIKKGNVLVGIRDIEFPVKGVTLLLANDLAGRLVVPNVIVMEKPVGENIEPDPDCSVNPSCVVTRSQKSSSDESKVTSVNFEARNVMSRDNLIKDQKHDHTLSKLHDQAVSRSEISKSPCFYFESDLLMRFYRSPKRSSEDTWSEKRQIVLPLSVRNSVMEIAHDAYGGHLGIHKTYCKILNSFYWPNMKKDVAEFVRTCHVCQISGKPNQVIPKAPLQPILVPDEPFSKIIIDNVGPLPKTKKGNQYLLTLICPTTRYPIAIPLRNISAKNIANSLLKVFTNFGIPKEIQSDRGSNFTSDLFAQVLKELNIKQTLSAAYHPESQGALERWHQTFKSMLRKFCVESQLEWDEGIDFLLFAIREVPHESLGFSPYEMLFGRSVRGPLSVIKEEWLNTPSESSQTIQQYMNKLKSTLMQVRKIAGEKLRGQQILMKRNYDKACKVRKFKPNDLVLAYLPVPGSPLKAKFCGPYPIIKNVNNNTYIIKTPDRRKLAQIIHVNLLKAYHSRETGNGSSETVVNLNFKVETPGEDNSLEDLIASSMPQTNTEVLNNLDLFLNHLSPWQSQDLKNVISSHSTLFNDFPRKSDLLLHDIELVPGTAPIRQQSYRVGPEKKSKMKEEVEYLLRHGLARPSKSPWASPCILVPKEDGSYRFCTDYRKINNVTIKDSYPLPLIDDLIDSVGQAKFVTKIDLLKGYYQVGLTEKAKLISAFITPFGLFQYEVMPFGLTNAPSTFQRLVNFIIQDLEGVYCYLDDIIVTGQTWEDHGNRLKCLFRRLEEAGLTINLKKSVFCKATVTYLGHIVGDGNVRPKTANVEAVLEYPVPTTRKSLQRFLGLASYYRRFCKNFSSVAAPLTSLTSTKVKFSWNEECQSSFEALKLFLINNPVLKSPDFKKPFILQIDASDAGAGGVLLQESDGILQPVSYTSTKFKHHQKSYSTIEKEALSLVLALQKYECYLLGAAEVLVFTDHNPLTFLDKMKSHNQRLLRWSIYLQKFPLQIRHIKGTENIMADALSRLPP